A genomic window from Solanum stenotomum isolate F172 chromosome 10, ASM1918654v1, whole genome shotgun sequence includes:
- the LOC125843243 gene encoding protein PHOX1-like — protein MGKPTGKKKTQVISANVKHGTSKAFDEDTAVFITMSQELKEEGNKLFQKHDHEGSMLKYEKALNLLPPNHIDVAYLHTNMAACYMQIGLGDYPRAITECNLALQVAPKYTKALLKRAKCYQSLNRLELALRDVNLVLSIEPNNLTALDIAGALEQKGVKIEELEVVVEPPVSTKVVKSKKKSNKFDRRKVEENKVVVEEKRSVKEEKIVTRTVKLVFEEDIRWAQLPVDCSIRLVRDIVLDRFPNLKGALIKYRDQEGDLVTITTTDELRLVESSAASQTSLRLYVVQVTPDKEPVYEGMSGEEDMNSSSYKSTIVTDDGHLEKERQLNKGTTCVEDWIIQFARLFKNHVGFDCDPYLDLHEIGMKLYCETMEDTVTGEESQELFGIAAAKFQEMAALSLFNWGNVHMSRARKRVYFTEDGSRESLLKQVKSAYDWAEKEYEMAGSRYGEALRLKPDFYEGLLALGQQQFEHAKLSWYYLIGSKVELETGTCAEILELYNKAEDSMERGTEMWEEMEEQRLNGLSKNDEYKALLQKMGLDGLLKDKPAEESEEQAANMRSQIYLLWGTMLYERSVVEFKLGLPTWEECLEVAMEKFELAGASQIDIAVMIKNHCSNETALEGFKVDEIVQAWKEMYDTNRWQTGVPAFRLEPLFRRRVSNLHTVLENL, from the exons ATGGGGAAGCCTACTGGGAAGAAGAAAACTCAAGTCATATCTGCAAATGTCAAACATGGCACTTCTAAAGCATTTGATGAAGATACTGCTGTATTCATCACTATGTCTCAAGAATTGAAGGAAGAAGGGAACAAGCTTTTTCAGAAGCATGATCATGAGGGGTCTATGTTGAAGTATGAGAAGGCTCTTAATTTGCTTCCGCCTAATCATATTGATGTTGCGTATTTGCATACTAATATGGCTGCTTGTTATATGCAAATTGGTCTTGGTGATTACCCAAGAGCAATAACTGAATGTAACTTGGCACTTCAAGTTGCTCCGAAGTATACTAAAGCTTTGTTGAAGAGAGCAAAGTGTTATCAATCATTGAATAGGCTTGAATTGGCTTTAAGGGATGTTAACCTTGTTTTGAGTATTGAACCCAATAATTTGACTGCGCTTGATATTGCAGGGGCGTTGGAACAGAAAGGtgtaaaaattgaagaattggAAGTTGTTGTTGAGCCTCCGGTTTCTACTAAGGTTGTAAAATCTAAAAAGAAGAGTAACAAATTTGACAGAAGGAAGGTTGAGGAAAACAAGGTGGTTGTGGAGGAGAAAAGAAGTGTTAAGGAAGAAAAGATAGTGACAAGAACAGTCAAATTAGTATTCGAGGAGGATATTAGATGGGCACAGTTACCAGTGGATTGCAGTATTAGACTTGTGAGGGACATTGTTCTCGATCGATTCCCAAACTTGAAGGGTGCATTAATCAAGTATAGGGATCAAGAAGGTGACTTGGTTACTATAACCACCACTGATGAGCTTAGGTTGGTTGAATCATCTGCTGCTTCTCAGACTTCTTTAAGACTCTACGTTGTACAAGTTACGCCAGATAAAGAACCTGTATATGAGGGAATGAGTGGTGAAGAGGATATGAATTCCAGCAGTTACAAATCAACTATAGTCACAGATGATGGGCATCTGGAGAAAGAAAGGCAACTGAATAAAGGGACAACTTGTGTTGAAGACTGGATCATCCAATTTGCACGGCTGTTCAAAAATCATGTTGGCTTTGATTGCGACCCATATCTGGATCTTCATGAGATAGGTATGAAACTCTACTGTGAAACTATGGAGGACACTGTTACAGGTGAAGAATCACAAGAGCTTTTTGGAATTGCTGCAGCTAAGTTCCAAGAGATGGCAGCTTTGTCTTTGTTTAATTGGGGAAATGTTCATATGTCCAGAGCAAGGAAGCGTGTATACTTTACTGAAGATGGCTCTCGGGAATCTCTGTTGAAACAGGTTAAATCTGCATATGACTGGGctgaaaaagaatatgaaatgGCAGGAAGTAGGTATGGAGAGGCTCTTAGGCTCAAGCCTGATTTCTATGAAGGCCTTCTTGCACTTGGTCAGCAGCAGTTTGAACACGCAAAACTCTCCTGGTACTATTTGATTGGAAGCAAAGTTGAGTTAGAGACGGGGACTTGTGCAGAGATCTTGGAGCTGTATAACAAGGCTGAGGATAGCATGGAAAGAGGAACAGAAATGTGGGAGGAGATGGAAGAACAACGTCTTAatggactctccaaaaatgatgAATATAAAGCTCTATTGCAGAAAATGGGATTGGATGGTCTACTTAAAGATAAACCAGCCGAAGAATCTGAGGAGCAAGCTGCAAACATGAGATCTCAGATTTACCTCTTATGGGGTACCATGCTCTACGAACGTTCCGTGGTGGAATTTAAGCTGGGACTACCAACTTGGGAAGAATGTTTGGAGGTTGCAATGGAAAAGTTTGAGCTAGCTGGAGCATCTCAAATTGATATTGCGGTTATGATAAAGAACCACTGTTCCAATGAAACTGCTCTTGAAG GTTTTAAGGTCGATGAGATAGTGCAGGCATGGAAAGAGATGTATGATACTAATAGGTGGCAGACTGGGGTGCCAGCTTTCAGGCTAGAACCATTATTCCGTCGCCGTGTTTCAAATCTCCACACTGTATTGGAAAACCTTTGA